A genome region from Frankineae bacterium MT45 includes the following:
- a CDS encoding urease subunit gamma encodes MRLTQHEQERLLITLAADVAERRRARGLKLNYPEAVAVITSFVLEGARDGRTVAELMSSGRAVLTRDDVLEGVPEMIESVQVECTFPDGTKLVTVHGPIG; translated from the coding sequence ATGCGCCTAACTCAACACGAGCAGGAGCGGCTGCTCATCACACTCGCGGCCGATGTCGCCGAACGGCGGCGGGCCCGCGGATTGAAGCTGAACTATCCGGAGGCGGTCGCCGTCATCACCTCGTTCGTGCTGGAGGGTGCCCGCGATGGGCGAACCGTCGCCGAATTGATGAGCAGCGGGCGCGCGGTGCTGACCCGCGATGACGTCCTCGAAGGCGTGCCGGAGATGATCGAATCGGTGCAGGTCGAGTGCACCTTCCCGGACGGGACGAAGCTGGTCACCGTCCACGGGCCGATCGGATGA
- a CDS encoding Protein N-acetyltransferase, RimJ/RimL family has protein sequence MQTERLIMRSWRDSDREPFAEMNANPEVMRYFPALLTRAESDAAVDRIQASIDTNGFGMWAIERIDTGQFIGFVGLAVPRFEAAFTPCVEVGWRLTPEAWGQGFATEAARRSLVAGFDEFGLDEIVSMAVVANLPSRAVMERIGMWHDLDGDFDHPMVPEGPLRRHVLYRITRDDHRRFTGPKSGGNTV, from the coding sequence GTGCAGACCGAACGCCTGATCATGCGCAGCTGGCGCGACTCCGATCGCGAGCCGTTCGCCGAGATGAACGCCAACCCCGAGGTGATGCGCTACTTCCCCGCATTGCTGACCCGGGCCGAGAGTGACGCCGCCGTCGACCGCATCCAGGCCTCGATCGACACGAACGGCTTCGGGATGTGGGCCATCGAACGGATCGACACCGGCCAGTTCATCGGCTTCGTCGGGTTGGCCGTACCGCGCTTCGAGGCCGCGTTCACGCCCTGCGTCGAGGTCGGTTGGCGGCTAACGCCCGAAGCCTGGGGCCAAGGGTTCGCCACCGAGGCGGCCCGGCGGTCGCTGGTGGCCGGCTTCGACGAGTTCGGTCTGGACGAGATCGTGAGCATGGCCGTCGTCGCGAATCTGCCGTCGCGCGCGGTGATGGAGCGGATCGGGATGTGGCACGACCTCGACGGCGACTTCGACCATCCGATGGTCCCCGAAGGCCCGCTGCGCCGGCACGTGCTCTACCGCATCACGCGGGACGATCATCGCCGGTTTACCGGCCCGAAATCGGGCGGGAATACGGTTTAG
- a CDS encoding cytosine deaminase translates to MPDPVPLDFDTAVSWLQCAVEEARAGLAEGGIPIGGALFGADGSLLGRGRNRRVQDDDPSMHGETSAFRNAGRQASYRGTTMVTTLSPCWYCSGLVRQFGISRVVVGEARTFYGGHDWLAAHGVEVLLLDDPTCVAMMTDFIEEYPQLWNEDIGVD, encoded by the coding sequence ATGCCTGACCCGGTGCCGCTGGATTTCGACACGGCCGTCTCGTGGCTGCAGTGCGCCGTCGAGGAGGCCCGAGCCGGGCTGGCCGAGGGTGGCATCCCGATCGGCGGGGCGCTCTTCGGCGCCGACGGCTCGCTGCTGGGGCGTGGGCGAAATCGGCGCGTCCAGGATGACGACCCTTCGATGCACGGCGAGACGTCGGCCTTCCGCAACGCCGGGCGGCAGGCGAGCTACCGCGGTACGACGATGGTGACGACCCTCTCGCCGTGCTGGTACTGCAGTGGGCTCGTCCGTCAGTTCGGAATCTCCCGAGTCGTCGTCGGCGAGGCCCGGACGTTCTACGGCGGCCACGACTGGTTGGCCGCGCATGGGGTCGAGGTGCTCCTCCTCGACGATCCGACCTGCGTCGCGATGATGACCGACTTCATCGAGGAGTACCCGCAGTTGTGGAACGAAGACATCGGCGTCGACTGA
- a CDS encoding nucleobase:cation symporter-1, NCS1 family has translation MTAAREAPTQTTARDYGDKVAAVEPGGVEFIPLAERHGTPLQLFWTWASPNMEFATVFVGVLGVAIFGLSFWMAAVAIILGSALGATSHGLLSTWGPKHGLPQMVLGRSAFGFFGNILPAGLMSVTAGIGWFAVNSVSGAYAINTLTHLPKGASLILVVAVQIVVAFFGHNLVHVFERYAFPFLGIIFLIASIDVLSKSHLSTPGHGGTATLGAFLIEVGASFGYAAGWNPYASDYTRYLKPDVSSKAVGLYAGLGIFLSCAILQIVGAASVTIVGIDSHATPTAQFTQAMPTVIADLTLLAIAVGAVSANVLNIYSGTMSFLAMGFNIPFALRRALIAVVFGAIGLVVAFTGLHDAGSKYESFLLVIAYWIGPWLGVVFADRWLRRRSLDRLNPIVTDRRFENWVGPVAMLVGIAVSVWLFSHQDKYLAPIPSHFPSVGDITFEVGFVISALLYLVLFNFTRAKADVDA, from the coding sequence ACGGCACGCCGCTCCAGCTGTTCTGGACGTGGGCCTCGCCCAATATGGAGTTCGCCACCGTCTTCGTCGGTGTCCTCGGCGTCGCGATCTTCGGCCTGAGCTTCTGGATGGCCGCCGTCGCCATCATCCTCGGCAGTGCCCTCGGGGCGACCAGCCACGGACTGCTCTCCACCTGGGGCCCGAAGCACGGCCTGCCGCAGATGGTGCTCGGCCGTTCCGCCTTCGGCTTCTTCGGCAATATCCTCCCGGCCGGGCTCATGTCGGTAACCGCCGGAATCGGCTGGTTCGCCGTCAACAGCGTCAGCGGGGCCTACGCGATCAACACCCTCACCCACCTGCCGAAGGGCGCGTCACTGATCCTCGTAGTCGCGGTGCAGATCGTCGTGGCCTTCTTCGGGCACAACCTGGTGCACGTCTTCGAGCGCTACGCCTTCCCGTTTCTCGGGATCATCTTCCTCATCGCCAGCATCGACGTGCTGAGCAAGTCCCACCTCTCCACCCCGGGACACGGCGGGACGGCGACGCTGGGCGCGTTCCTCATCGAGGTCGGCGCATCGTTCGGCTATGCGGCGGGCTGGAATCCGTACGCGTCGGACTACACCCGCTACCTGAAGCCCGACGTGAGTTCGAAAGCGGTCGGCCTCTACGCGGGCCTCGGAATTTTCCTCTCCTGCGCCATCCTGCAGATCGTCGGCGCCGCTTCAGTCACGATCGTCGGGATCGACAGCCACGCGACACCGACGGCTCAGTTCACCCAGGCAATGCCGACGGTGATCGCCGACCTCACGCTGCTGGCGATCGCGGTCGGTGCCGTATCGGCGAACGTCCTGAACATCTATTCGGGGACGATGTCCTTTCTCGCCATGGGGTTCAACATCCCGTTCGCGCTACGGCGGGCGCTGATCGCAGTGGTCTTCGGTGCGATCGGCCTCGTCGTCGCCTTCACCGGGCTGCACGATGCCGGCTCGAAGTACGAGAGCTTCCTGCTCGTGATCGCCTACTGGATCGGGCCCTGGCTCGGGGTTGTCTTCGCTGACCGCTGGCTGCGGCGTCGCTCACTGGATCGTCTCAACCCGATCGTCACCGACCGCCGCTTCGAGAACTGGGTCGGCCCGGTCGCGATGCTGGTGGGTATTGCCGTATCGGTATGGCTCTTCTCGCACCAGGACAAGTACCTCGCCCCCATTCCGTCGCACTTCCCCTCCGTCGGAGACATCACCTTCGAGGTCGGTTTCGTCATCTCGGCCCTGCTGTATCTGGTGCTCTTCAACTTCACGAGAGCGAAGGCGGACGTCGATGCCTGA